CTTCTTCTTTAAGGCTAATGGTATTGCCGCCCCCATACTAAAGAGGAAGAAAGGAAAGACCAGGTCGACCCAGGTAATGCCAGCCAAAGACGGCTGAAAACTATGAGCTGGTGGCGGTGTTTGTGCGTGATACATCCATGCCGGGAGGATACCAAATGCAATGCTGCCGGAAAGCACCATCGCCAGAATGGCCATTCCTCTCAAAGCATCCAGGGATTTATCACGTACGGGCATATTATCTTTTATTTCTTTTTTAGAATGATTGCACTCATTACAGCCCTTTCTCCTGCCGTATCGGAAGGCTTCACTGTTAATTTTCCGTTCACTACCATACTGGTAGATCCGCCACCGTCGAGATTCAGGGCTGCGGTGCACCCCATACGCTTCATGAGATCGGCCAGTTCACGCAAGCTAAGTCCTCCTCCACCGCCGGTGCCAACATCGCCTCCCTGAACAGCCACCAATACGATCTTACCTGTACCGGTATAACCGATGGCACTGCGCGCTCTTGAGATGGAGTTGTCGATATCTATCAGCTCAGCGGTATCTGTAACATTTATATTTCCATTTTTTATAAGTACCGGAGAGCCGCCAATGGCGCTGGCAACATTCCACTGCACTCCGCCTGCCGGGAAACCAGCTGTTGGTTGTTGCTGAGGAGCACTGTTAAGTACATTGGGACTGGGAGCCGGGTAACTATAAATAGTTCCATTGCCGGTTCCTACATGATAAATCCAGGTGATATCGGGCGCACCGGCAGCAGTAATACCGAAGGCGCCGCGTGTAGGGTAATAGGTTGCAGCCGTACCGTTATATTGCCTGCCCAGCGACTTAATGTTAACTGCACTTACGACGCCATTATATTGCACAAGACTATAAGAAGCATTGGTTCCGAAAAAGCCACCATTGATACACACATAAGGCTTTCCTGGTTCCGCAGCATAAATGGCAGCGGGTTTGGTATTCTTTTCCGGAAGCACCGGTTTAAGCTCGAGCTGAGCATTCTTAGGATCGAAGGCTACACAATAGGCATTTAAAGCCTTACCATTATAAGCTGTAGTATTCTGATACACTGCTATACCGGAAGGCAGCCCTTCCATTAATGCAGCAGCTTTTTTCCAGTCGGAGGGCAGAGACACTACCGTATCGGTTACAACCGGGGGTGTTACCGGATCAGGAGTTACCGGCCTTACATTGCCGTAAACATCGTCATGCGAAGAGCAAGCCATACCTGCCAGCAAAACGGCAGGTATGGCTATATAGCAACAATATCGGTGAAGCATATACAAGGGTTTAGGGTTTGGTTCCTTCAGCAACAGCATCCCATAGCGTCTGCTTCAGATAATTGGCCTGGGGGGTATACATATGTATCAGGTCGAACAGCATGACACCACCGGAGCTGTTATTGAGGATATATTTTATTGCCCTTGTGATCTCAGCTTTGCTAGACCACTGCAGGTTGCCCATATCTATACTTCCATATAAAGGCACTTTATTCTTCGTAATGTACTTGATGCCGTTGAGAGAGCCTTCGATACTCCACCAATGATAGGTAAGATTAGCGGTAGCGCTGTTTTCAGATAAAAGGACCTGCGTAAAATAGTTACCTGTCATCAGCACGTCCAACTGTTCGAGGTAGCCGGTTTTATTATACTCGGGGTAAGCCCAATCGAAACGAATTGTCTGATCATTAAACGGATCATAATCCTGGCTGGCCCAGTTTACGCCTACCTGATAGTAGCTTCCGTACCAGGCGCCTACGTACACACCGAAATCGAC
The Filimonas effusa genome window above contains:
- a CDS encoding phosphodiester glycosidase family protein, which encodes MLHRYCCYIAIPAVLLAGMACSSHDDVYGNVRPVTPDPVTPPVVTDTVVSLPSDWKKAAALMEGLPSGIAVYQNTTAYNGKALNAYCVAFDPKNAQLELKPVLPEKNTKPAAIYAAEPGKPYVCINGGFFGTNASYSLVQYNGVVSAVNIKSLGRQYNGTAATYYPTRGAFGITAAGAPDITWIYHVGTGNGTIYSYPAPSPNVLNSAPQQQPTAGFPAGGVQWNVASAIGGSPVLIKNGNINVTDTAELIDIDNSISRARSAIGYTGTGKIVLVAVQGGDVGTGGGGGLSLRELADLMKRMGCTAALNLDGGGSTSMVVNGKLTVKPSDTAGERAVMSAIILKKK